A window from Cryobacterium sp. SO1 encodes these proteins:
- a CDS encoding AAA family ATPase codes for MAFESTPLRRIEEDPLHPLARSAWPATLPPVAQLLESGLDLGPATVFVGENGAGKSTLVEAVALAWGLSPEGGSTGARNSSRVSESPLHDHLRLVRSGGSTRRGYFLRAETMHGFFTYLEENPGSKPEPRFHEFSHGESFLELAIDKFRGRGLWVLDEPESALSFSGCLALLGHLKGLLADGGSQVIMSTHSPLLAALPGAQILEVGEWGLREMAWRDLDLVTNWASFLDAPERYLRHL; via the coding sequence ATGGCCTTTGAGAGCACGCCCCTGCGCCGGATTGAGGAAGACCCCCTGCATCCGCTGGCCAGGAGTGCCTGGCCGGCCACCCTGCCGCCGGTGGCGCAACTGCTCGAGAGCGGACTCGACCTGGGGCCGGCCACGGTCTTCGTCGGCGAGAACGGTGCCGGCAAGTCCACCCTGGTGGAGGCCGTCGCCCTGGCCTGGGGCCTCTCGCCGGAGGGCGGCTCCACCGGCGCACGCAACTCCTCCCGGGTGAGTGAGTCACCGCTGCACGATCACCTGCGGCTGGTGCGCAGCGGCGGCAGCACCCGCCGCGGCTACTTTCTGCGCGCCGAGACCATGCACGGCTTCTTCACCTACCTGGAGGAGAACCCGGGCAGTAAGCCCGAGCCGCGATTCCACGAGTTCTCGCACGGCGAATCGTTCCTCGAGCTGGCCATCGACAAGTTCCGCGGGCGGGGTCTCTGGGTGCTCGACGAACCGGAATCGGCGCTCTCCTTCTCGGGCTGCCTGGCGCTGCTCGGCCACCTCAAGGGCCTGCTGGCCGACGGCGGCTCGCAGGTGATCATGTCGACGCACTCACCGCTGCTCGCCGCTCTGCCCGGCGCACAGATTCTCGAGGTGGGTGAGTGGGGGCTGCGCGAGATGGCGTGGCGGGACCTCGACCTGGTCACCAATTGGGCCAGTTTCCTTGATGCCCCTGAGCGGTATCTGCGGCACCTATGA
- a CDS encoding GNAT family N-acetyltransferase: MRARAGKGTTPPAGSLPGPARSGRIARVGRAARVAPPATAQPNSAQPNSAQPAPTAMLRPWRLGDAAGLQSAFAGSDDLAAQFGAFELSTIARCQSFIADNLAPATVSRQNFAISVDGIAVGNVGIGSMEHRHGTGWVYYWVSAEARGQGLATLALASIAAWAFTEQGLHRLELGHRTNNPASCRVAAKAGFAFEGIERQKLKYGTERFDVETHARLRTDTPPPVRPLPTATF; this comes from the coding sequence ATGAGAGCACGCGCCGGCAAGGGCACCACCCCACCCGCCGGAAGCTTGCCCGGCCCGGCCCGCTCCGGTCGGATTGCCCGGGTCGGTCGGGCCGCCAGGGTGGCGCCGCCGGCCACTGCACAGCCGAACTCTGCACAGCCGAACTCTGCACAGCCGGCCCCGACCGCGATGCTCCGTCCGTGGCGACTCGGCGACGCGGCCGGCCTGCAGAGCGCCTTCGCAGGCAGCGACGACCTCGCCGCCCAGTTCGGCGCCTTCGAGCTGTCCACGATCGCCCGCTGCCAGAGCTTCATCGCCGACAACCTCGCACCGGCCACGGTCTCCCGGCAGAACTTCGCCATCAGCGTCGACGGCATCGCGGTGGGCAACGTGGGCATCGGCAGCATGGAGCACCGGCACGGCACCGGCTGGGTCTACTACTGGGTCTCGGCCGAGGCGCGCGGGCAGGGCCTGGCGACGCTCGCGCTCGCGTCGATCGCCGCCTGGGCCTTCACCGAGCAGGGTCTGCACCGGCTCGAGCTCGGGCATCGCACCAACAATCCGGCCTCCTGCCGGGTCGCCGCCAAGGCGGGCTTCGCCTTCGAGGGCATCGAGCGGCAGAAACTCAAGTACGGCACCGAGCGCTTCGACGTCGAGACGCACGCCAGGCTCCGCACGGATACCCCTCCCCCGGTCCGCCCGCTGCCCACCGCCACCTTCTAG
- a CDS encoding putative protein N(5)-glutamine methyltransferase has product MSPHSVAPAEVIDRLRAAGCVFAEEEARLLLAAAGDPADLERLLRLRTSGLPLEQVLGWVDFCDLRITVRPGVFVPRRRTGLLVKRAARLIRPGAVVVDLCCGTGAVGAVLLIEEPTLTLYAVDIDPAATACARENIAPSGGTALTGDLFAPLPPGLLDRVDVVVANAPYVPTDAIARMPPEARLHEARIALDGGPDGLEVQRRLVAAAPDWLAPGGHLLVETSAGQAAHTAAIFARHGLAPRVVHSRKLDATVVIGTV; this is encoded by the coding sequence ATGTCGCCGCACTCCGTTGCCCCCGCCGAGGTGATCGACCGGCTGCGCGCGGCGGGGTGCGTGTTCGCCGAGGAGGAGGCCCGGCTGCTGCTCGCGGCCGCCGGCGACCCAGCCGATCTGGAACGATTGCTGCGCCTGCGCACCTCCGGCCTGCCGCTCGAACAGGTGCTCGGCTGGGTGGACTTCTGTGATCTGCGGATCACCGTGCGGCCGGGAGTGTTCGTGCCCCGCCGTCGCACCGGCCTGCTGGTGAAGCGGGCGGCCCGGCTCATCCGGCCGGGCGCGGTCGTGGTCGACCTCTGCTGCGGCACGGGCGCCGTCGGCGCCGTTCTTCTCATCGAGGAGCCCACGCTGACCCTCTACGCCGTGGACATCGACCCGGCGGCCACGGCGTGCGCCCGGGAGAACATCGCCCCGAGCGGCGGTACGGCACTGACCGGAGACCTGTTCGCCCCGTTGCCGCCCGGCCTGCTCGACCGGGTCGACGTCGTCGTGGCGAACGCCCCTTACGTGCCGACGGATGCCATCGCGCGGATGCCGCCGGAAGCGCGGCTGCACGAGGCCCGGATCGCGCTGGACGGCGGCCCTGACGGCCTCGAGGTGCAGCGGCGCCTCGTGGCGGCGGCGCCGGACTGGCTGGCGCCCGGCGGGCATCTGCTCGTGGAGACCAGCGCGGGGCAGGCCGCACACACCGCGGCGATCTTCGCACGGCACGGGCTCGCCCCTCGCGTCGTGCACTCCCGGAAGCTGGACGCCACCGTGGTGATCGGCACCGTGTGA
- a CDS encoding type II CAAX prenyl endopeptidase Rce1 family protein, translating into MSGTRQAQPSRASVLAVGGTAVFLAELPLTSPVPLVLTPVASGLVLWATWTHRWQRLGLSRPPRGAVSGSAWLPVALPLVLVLALVVATTGGLFAACMYLRVGSIWPAILFHAGFDAAQLGSVHQTPPTVDACSTRLTRSLSSA; encoded by the coding sequence GTGAGCGGCACCCGCCAGGCCCAACCATCGCGCGCCTCAGTCCTCGCGGTCGGCGGCACCGCGGTCTTCCTCGCCGAGCTGCCGCTGACATCGCCCGTGCCGCTGGTCCTCACCCCGGTCGCCAGTGGCCTGGTCCTCTGGGCCACCTGGACCCACCGTTGGCAGCGGCTCGGCCTCTCCCGTCCGCCGCGGGGCGCCGTCAGCGGGTCAGCGTGGCTCCCGGTGGCGCTGCCCCTGGTGCTGGTTCTGGCACTGGTCGTCGCGACCACCGGCGGGCTCTTCGCGGCGTGCATGTATCTGCGCGTCGGCAGCATCTGGCCGGCGATCCTGTTCCACGCCGGATTCGACGCGGCCCAGTTGGGCAGCGTGCACCAGACCCCGCCCACGGTGGATGCCTGCTCAACGAGGCTGACCAGGTCACTCTCGAGTGCGTGA
- a CDS encoding dihydrolipoamide acetyltransferase family protein translates to MSVSRFTLPDVGEGLTEAEIVEWKVAPGDTISINQVLVEIETAKSLVELPSPYVGVVGEILVEPGTTVDVGTVIITILSEAGAPDSAAPAPAAATPAAPAADDLADAARDAGGTISQEPAEESPAVLVGRGAAASMPTRRRRHVVPTAAHEALAAAATAPPQGGAAASGPRSTTAATGPSRPVPPARSAAAPAASAPAKPAGPVITKPPIRKLAKDLGVDISQVEATGRFGDVTREDVLREATQASVFRNIQTPEWPTDREEHIPVKGVRKVIAQTMVKSAFTAPHVSLFVDVDATRTMEFVKRLKVSTDFAGVKVSPLLIMAKAMIWAVRRNPTVNSVFTDEEIVIKHYVNLGIAAATPRGLIVPNIKEAQDMSLLELAGALEKLTITARDGKTSPAEMANGTITITNIGVFGMDTGTPILNSGEAGIVALGTIKLKPWVVDGEVRPRFVTTIGASFDHRVVDGDVASRFLADVASIIEEPALLLE, encoded by the coding sequence ATGAGCGTCTCCCGATTCACCCTCCCCGACGTGGGCGAGGGCCTGACCGAGGCCGAAATCGTCGAGTGGAAGGTCGCCCCCGGCGACACCATCTCGATCAACCAGGTGCTCGTCGAGATCGAAACCGCCAAGTCCCTCGTTGAACTGCCCTCACCCTACGTGGGCGTCGTCGGCGAGATCCTCGTCGAACCGGGCACCACCGTCGATGTGGGCACCGTCATCATCACGATCCTCTCCGAGGCCGGCGCCCCCGACAGCGCCGCACCCGCCCCGGCTGCCGCGACTCCGGCCGCCCCGGCCGCCGACGACCTCGCCGATGCCGCTCGGGATGCGGGCGGCACCATCTCGCAGGAACCCGCCGAAGAGTCCCCGGCCGTGCTCGTGGGTCGCGGCGCCGCTGCCTCGATGCCCACCCGCCGGCGCCGGCACGTGGTCCCGACCGCGGCGCACGAAGCCCTCGCCGCCGCGGCGACCGCACCCCCGCAGGGCGGCGCGGCCGCCTCGGGTCCCCGCTCGACCACCGCCGCGACCGGCCCGTCGCGGCCGGTGCCGCCGGCTCGGTCGGCCGCCGCCCCCGCCGCATCCGCGCCCGCCAAGCCCGCCGGTCCCGTGATCACCAAGCCGCCGATCCGCAAGCTCGCCAAGGACCTCGGCGTCGACATCAGCCAGGTCGAAGCGACCGGCCGGTTCGGCGATGTCACCCGGGAGGACGTGCTGCGCGAGGCCACCCAGGCCAGCGTGTTCCGCAATATCCAGACGCCGGAGTGGCCGACGGACCGCGAAGAGCACATCCCCGTCAAGGGCGTGCGCAAGGTGATCGCCCAGACCATGGTGAAGAGCGCCTTCACCGCCCCGCACGTGAGCCTGTTCGTCGATGTGGACGCCACCCGCACGATGGAGTTCGTCAAGCGGCTCAAGGTCTCCACCGACTTCGCCGGGGTCAAGGTGTCGCCGCTGCTGATCATGGCCAAGGCCATGATCTGGGCCGTGCGGCGCAACCCCACGGTCAACTCGGTCTTCACCGACGAGGAGATCGTGATCAAGCACTACGTGAACCTCGGCATCGCCGCGGCCACCCCGCGCGGCCTGATCGTGCCCAACATCAAGGAAGCCCAGGACATGAGCCTGCTCGAGCTGGCCGGTGCCCTGGAGAAGCTCACCATCACGGCCCGCGACGGCAAGACCAGCCCCGCCGAGATGGCCAACGGCACCATCACGATCACCAACATCGGTGTCTTCGGCATGGACACCGGCACGCCGATCCTCAACTCCGGCGAGGCCGGGATTGTGGCGCTCGGCACGATCAAGCTCAAGCCCTGGGTGGTCGACGGCGAGGTGCGCCCGCGCTTCGTGACCACCATCGGCGCCAGCTTCGACCACCGTGTGGTCGACGGCGACGTGGCCAGCCGCTTCCTCGCCGACGTGGCCAGCATCATCGAGGAGCCGGCGCTGCTCCTGGAGTAG
- a CDS encoding alpha-ketoacid dehydrogenase subunit beta: MTTLTTDRDAAPTRANLPMAKALNAGLRQAMLDDPQVLMMGEDIGPLGGVFRVTEGLHAEFGEKRVLDTPLAESGIIGTAIGLALRGYRPVCEIQFDGFVFPGFDQITSQLARMRNRHEGGVTMPVVVRIPYGGHIGSIEHHQESPEAYFAHTPGLRVVSPSNPHDAYWMMREAIASNDPVIFFEPKSRYWPKGEVDFTAPGTPLHASKVVRTGTSVTVVGHGAMVSVLLQAAELAAAEGISLEVIDLRSISPIDYAPILESVHKTGHLVVAQEAAGFVSVGSEIAATVTERAFYSLEAPVLRVSGFDTPFPPAAVETHYLPSPDRVLEAVDRSLAF; the protein is encoded by the coding sequence ATGACCACACTGACAACCGACCGCGACGCCGCGCCGACCCGCGCGAACCTGCCGATGGCCAAGGCCCTCAACGCGGGGCTGCGCCAAGCGATGCTCGACGACCCCCAGGTGCTCATGATGGGCGAGGACATCGGCCCGCTCGGCGGCGTCTTCCGGGTGACGGAGGGCCTGCACGCCGAGTTCGGTGAGAAGCGGGTGCTGGACACCCCGCTGGCCGAGTCCGGCATCATCGGCACCGCCATCGGCCTGGCCCTGCGCGGCTACCGGCCGGTCTGCGAGATCCAGTTCGACGGCTTCGTCTTCCCCGGCTTCGACCAGATCACCAGCCAGCTGGCCCGGATGCGCAACCGGCACGAGGGCGGCGTCACCATGCCCGTCGTCGTGCGGATCCCCTACGGCGGCCACATCGGCTCGATCGAGCACCATCAGGAGAGCCCGGAGGCGTACTTCGCGCACACCCCGGGGCTGCGCGTGGTGAGCCCGTCCAACCCGCACGACGCGTACTGGATGATGCGGGAAGCGATCGCCTCGAACGACCCGGTGATCTTCTTCGAACCCAAGAGCCGCTACTGGCCCAAGGGCGAGGTGGACTTCACCGCCCCCGGCACCCCGCTGCACGCCAGCAAGGTGGTCCGCACCGGCACGAGCGTCACCGTCGTCGGCCACGGCGCCATGGTGAGCGTGCTGTTGCAGGCCGCCGAACTGGCCGCAGCCGAGGGCATCAGCCTCGAGGTCATCGACCTGCGCTCGATCTCACCGATCGACTACGCACCGATCCTCGAGTCGGTGCACAAGACCGGCCACCTCGTCGTCGCGCAGGAGGCTGCCGGCTTCGTCAGCGTCGGCTCCGAGATCGCCGCCACCGTCACCGAGCGGGCCTTCTACTCGCTCGAGGCGCCCGTGCTGCGGGTCTCCGGCTTCGACACGCCGTTCCCGCCCGCCGCGGTGGAGACGCACTACCTGCCCAGCCCGGACAGGGTGCTCGAAGCCGTCGACCGCTCCCTCGCCTTCTAA
- a CDS encoding thiamine pyrophosphate-dependent dehydrogenase E1 component subunit alpha, with the protein MPVTSNDAPVRTLTSPTVQLLSTEGAFAPSDSAAEFLPYFERLTEADYRRFYRDMVVVRKFDTEAANLQRQGQLALWVPSHGQEAAQVGSAYATRAQDHVFPSYREHVVGMIRGLDMVDILRMLRGVTLGGWTPEEHGNFHLYTLVLASQTLHATGYAMGMQLDGATATGNPETDQAVIVYYGDGASSQGDANEALVFAASYQTPQVFFMQNNHWAISVPVSRQSRTPLYLRAGGFGMPGIQVDGNDVLASYAVTAKNMDDARAGHGPSLIEALTYRVGAHTTADDPTKYRDPDELAYWVARDPIVRFRAYLKRLGVEQEFLDSVDEEAADHAADVRRRALEISSPDRSVIFDNVYAEPHPLVVEQKAWLDAYETSFDGSES; encoded by the coding sequence GTGCCAGTGACCTCCAACGACGCACCCGTGCGCACTCTGACCTCTCCGACCGTGCAGCTCCTGTCGACGGAGGGGGCGTTCGCGCCGTCCGACTCGGCCGCCGAGTTCCTGCCCTACTTCGAGCGCCTCACCGAGGCCGACTACCGCAGGTTCTACCGCGACATGGTCGTCGTGCGGAAGTTCGACACCGAGGCCGCGAACCTGCAACGCCAGGGCCAACTCGCCCTGTGGGTGCCCAGCCACGGCCAGGAGGCCGCGCAGGTCGGCTCCGCCTACGCCACCCGGGCGCAGGACCACGTGTTCCCGTCCTACCGCGAGCACGTTGTCGGCATGATCCGCGGCCTGGACATGGTCGACATCCTGCGGATGCTCCGCGGCGTCACCCTGGGCGGCTGGACGCCAGAGGAGCACGGTAACTTCCACCTCTACACCCTGGTGCTGGCCTCGCAGACCCTGCACGCCACCGGCTATGCCATGGGAATGCAACTGGACGGCGCCACGGCCACGGGCAACCCGGAGACCGACCAGGCGGTGATCGTCTACTACGGCGACGGCGCCTCCTCGCAGGGTGACGCCAACGAGGCCCTGGTCTTCGCGGCCAGCTACCAGACCCCGCAGGTGTTCTTCATGCAGAACAACCACTGGGCCATCTCGGTGCCCGTCTCCCGCCAGTCGCGCACCCCGCTGTACCTCCGCGCCGGCGGCTTCGGCATGCCCGGCATCCAGGTCGACGGCAACGACGTGCTGGCCAGCTACGCGGTCACCGCCAAGAACATGGACGACGCCCGCGCCGGCCACGGCCCGTCACTGATCGAGGCGCTCACCTACCGGGTCGGCGCCCACACCACCGCCGACGACCCCACCAAGTACCGTGACCCCGACGAGCTGGCCTACTGGGTCGCCCGCGACCCGATCGTGCGCTTCCGTGCCTACCTCAAGCGCCTCGGCGTCGAGCAGGAGTTCCTCGACTCCGTCGACGAAGAAGCCGCAGACCACGCCGCGGATGTGCGCCGGCGCGCGCTGGAGATCAGCTCGCCGGACCGTTCGGTCATCTTCGACAACGTCTACGCCGAACCGCATCCGCTGGTCGTGGAACAGAAAGCCTGGCTCGACGCCTACGAAACGTCGTTCGACGGGAGTGAGTCCTGA
- a CDS encoding histidinol-phosphate transaminase has product MSPSDQPSVRLRPEIVALPAYRQGKAASASAFKLSSNENPFDPLPGVVDAVNAVSAFNRYPDASALALRERLAARYGLTTDEVHIGAGSVALLAQLILAAAGPGDEVLYSWRSFEAYPSLVTVSGATSVTAPNRADHGHDLPAMAALITPRTRVVIVCSPNNPTGVIVTADEFEAFMEQVPADLLVILDEAYAEFVTDPAAVDGTNLLGRYPNLVVLRTFSKAYGLAGLRVGYGLGPVGILDAARATAIPLSVTGQGSAAALASLDAEPELLARVGVIAAQRDGIRAALVAAGLDIPRSQANFVWLPLGAATAATADTFTNAGLVVRPFHPEGIRVSIGEEESVATLLRIGAEIVQDLPTGHPARRLG; this is encoded by the coding sequence GTGAGCCCTTCTGACCAGCCCTCGGTCCGCCTGCGCCCTGAGATCGTTGCGCTGCCGGCGTACCGGCAGGGCAAGGCGGCCTCCGCCTCCGCCTTCAAGTTGTCCAGCAACGAGAACCCGTTCGACCCGCTGCCCGGCGTCGTCGACGCGGTGAACGCCGTCTCGGCCTTCAATCGGTACCCGGATGCCTCCGCCCTCGCCCTGCGCGAGCGGCTCGCCGCCCGGTACGGCCTGACCACCGACGAGGTGCACATCGGCGCGGGCTCGGTGGCGCTGCTGGCCCAGCTGATCCTGGCCGCGGCCGGGCCCGGTGACGAGGTGCTCTACTCCTGGCGCTCGTTCGAGGCGTACCCGAGCCTGGTGACGGTGTCCGGCGCCACCAGCGTCACCGCGCCGAACCGCGCCGACCACGGCCACGACCTGCCCGCGATGGCCGCGCTGATCACCCCGCGCACCCGCGTCGTGATCGTCTGCAGCCCCAACAATCCCACCGGTGTGATCGTCACGGCCGACGAATTCGAAGCGTTCATGGAGCAGGTCCCCGCCGACCTGCTGGTGATCCTCGACGAGGCGTACGCCGAATTCGTCACCGATCCCGCCGCCGTCGACGGCACGAACCTGCTGGGTCGCTACCCCAACCTCGTGGTGTTGCGCACCTTCTCCAAGGCCTACGGCCTGGCGGGCCTTCGGGTCGGCTACGGCCTGGGCCCGGTCGGCATCCTGGACGCCGCCCGCGCCACCGCGATCCCGCTCTCGGTCACCGGGCAGGGCTCGGCCGCCGCCCTGGCCTCGCTCGACGCCGAACCCGAGCTGCTCGCGCGGGTCGGCGTGATCGCCGCACAACGCGACGGCATCCGCGCGGCTCTCGTCGCCGCTGGACTGGACATCCCCCGGTCGCAGGCCAACTTCGTCTGGCTGCCGCTGGGCGCGGCGACCGCGGCGACCGCCGACACGTTCACGAATGCCGGACTCGTCGTCCGGCCCTTCCACCCGGAGGGCATCCGGGTCTCGATTGGCGAGGAGGAATCTGTGGCCACGCTCCTACGGATCGGCGCTGAGATTGTTCAGGATCTACCAACGGGGCATCCGGCCCGGCGGCTAGGTTAG
- a CDS encoding phage holin family protein codes for MGSFLIKLIVNAVALWVTTLIVAGVRVDAYAPDTVAVVLTYLLISLIFGFVNGFVGGFVRIVAFPLYVLTLGLLSFIVNGLLLMLVAWISGLLGFGLVVESFWWGVLGAFVLGVFSWLFGLLVRPLNRASS; via the coding sequence ATGGGAAGTTTCCTGATCAAGCTCATCGTCAACGCCGTCGCCCTCTGGGTGACGACGCTCATCGTGGCGGGCGTTCGGGTCGACGCGTACGCGCCGGACACCGTGGCCGTCGTCCTGACCTACCTGCTGATCTCGCTGATCTTCGGGTTCGTCAACGGGTTCGTCGGCGGCTTCGTACGCATCGTGGCCTTCCCGCTCTATGTGCTCACCCTCGGGCTGCTGTCGTTCATCGTGAACGGGCTGCTGCTGATGCTGGTGGCCTGGATCTCCGGCCTGCTCGGCTTCGGCCTGGTCGTGGAGAGCTTCTGGTGGGGCGTGCTCGGCGCGTTCGTGCTGGGCGTCTTCAGCTGGCTGTTCGGCCTGCTGGTGCGACCGTTGAACAGAGCCAGCTCTTAA
- a CDS encoding low molecular weight protein-tyrosine-phosphatase has translation MNFAALSPDESTPFRIIFVCTGNICRSPMAEVMLRDLVTRSGLGRLITTSSAGTGDWHVGEQADTRTVSALAKRGYDGSHHRARQFDAGWFEDLDLVVVLDRSQERILRNWAPTERDRNKVRLLLSFDRDQAALRDVPDPYYSDDALFDSVLGMIERANSALFAQLAPAIRQGVR, from the coding sequence ATGAATTTTGCGGCGCTCAGTCCAGATGAGTCGACGCCATTCCGGATCATTTTCGTCTGCACCGGCAACATCTGCCGGTCGCCCATGGCCGAGGTGATGTTGCGTGACCTGGTCACGCGCTCCGGACTGGGTCGGCTCATCACGACGAGCTCCGCGGGCACCGGCGACTGGCACGTCGGCGAGCAGGCCGACACCCGCACGGTCTCAGCCTTGGCCAAGCGCGGCTATGACGGCAGCCACCATCGGGCGCGGCAATTCGACGCGGGCTGGTTCGAAGACCTCGACCTCGTCGTGGTGCTGGACAGGTCGCAGGAGCGCATCCTGCGGAACTGGGCGCCCACCGAACGCGACCGCAACAAGGTGCGCCTGCTGCTCAGCTTCGACAGGGACCAGGCGGCCCTGCGGGACGTGCCCGACCCGTACTATTCCGACGATGCGCTGTTTGACTCCGTTTTAGGCATGATTGAGAGAGCCAATTCTGCGCTCTTCGCGCAGCTCGCACCCGCAATCAGACAGGGAGTCCGATGA
- the purB gene encoding adenylosuccinate lyase → MSPLPPQVLSPLDGRYQAAVTELGEHLSEAGLNRARVKVEVEWLIALTDRSLFGSAPLSIVQKKGLKALVTDFGQAEIDELATLEAVTRHDVKAVEYLVRRRLVPLGLEPISELTHFAATSEDINNLAYALTVSAAVREVWLPKLRALIGALRRLAAEYRADAMLARTHGQPATPTTMGKELAVFVYRLERIQKQIEANEYLGKFSGATGTFAAHVAADPAVDWPAVSREFVEGLGLGWNPLTTQIESHDWQAELYGKVSHANRVLHNLATDIWTYISIGYFRQVPQAGATGSSTMPHKINPIRFENAEANLELSSALLDSLAATLVTSRLQRDLTDSTTQRNIGVGFGHSLLALDNLVRGLGEIDLDRDLLAHDLDTNWEILGEAIQTVIRAEVSAGRSTIADPYALLKEQTRGKRINRADLVAFVQDLEIGDAAKARLLELTPAGYVGLADPLVDYLG, encoded by the coding sequence ATGAGTCCTCTACCCCCACAGGTCCTCAGTCCACTCGACGGCCGGTATCAAGCCGCGGTCACCGAACTGGGCGAGCACCTGTCTGAGGCCGGACTGAACCGCGCCAGGGTCAAGGTCGAGGTGGAGTGGCTGATCGCCCTCACCGACCGCAGCCTGTTCGGCTCCGCGCCGCTCAGCATCGTGCAGAAGAAGGGCCTGAAGGCCTTGGTCACCGACTTCGGCCAGGCCGAAATCGATGAACTGGCCACCCTCGAGGCCGTGACCCGGCACGACGTCAAGGCCGTGGAGTACCTCGTGCGCCGCCGCCTGGTGCCGCTGGGCTTAGAGCCGATCAGCGAGCTGACCCACTTCGCCGCCACCAGCGAGGACATCAACAACCTGGCATACGCCCTCACCGTCTCCGCGGCCGTGCGCGAGGTCTGGCTGCCCAAGCTCCGCGCCCTGATCGGGGCCCTCCGCCGCCTGGCCGCCGAGTACCGCGCCGACGCCATGCTCGCCCGCACGCACGGTCAGCCCGCCACCCCCACCACCATGGGCAAGGAACTGGCGGTCTTCGTCTACAGGCTCGAGCGCATCCAGAAGCAGATCGAGGCCAACGAGTACCTCGGCAAGTTCAGCGGCGCCACCGGCACCTTCGCCGCGCACGTCGCCGCGGATCCGGCCGTGGACTGGCCCGCAGTGTCCCGCGAGTTCGTCGAGGGCCTCGGCCTGGGCTGGAACCCGCTGACCACCCAGATCGAGTCGCACGACTGGCAGGCCGAGCTGTACGGAAAGGTGTCGCACGCCAACCGGGTGCTGCACAACCTCGCCACCGACATCTGGACCTACATCTCGATCGGCTACTTCCGTCAGGTGCCCCAGGCCGGCGCGACCGGGTCGTCGACCATGCCGCACAAGATCAACCCGATCCGGTTCGAGAACGCCGAGGCCAACCTCGAACTTTCCAGCGCCCTGCTGGATTCCCTGGCCGCGACCCTGGTCACCTCCCGGTTGCAGCGCGACCTCACCGACTCGACCACCCAGCGCAACATCGGGGTCGGCTTCGGCCACTCGCTGCTCGCGCTGGACAACCTGGTGCGGGGCCTGGGTGAGATCGACCTCGACCGTGACCTGCTCGCGCACGATCTGGACACCAACTGGGAGATCCTCGGCGAGGCCATCCAGACGGTCATCCGCGCCGAGGTCAGCGCCGGCCGGTCCACGATCGCCGACCCGTACGCGCTGCTCAAGGAGCAGACCCGCGGCAAGCGGATCAACCGTGCCGACCTGGTGGCGTTCGTGCAGGACCTCGAGATCGGCGACGCCGCCAAGGCCCGCCTGCTCGAGCTCACCCCGGCGGGCTACGTCGGCCTGGCCGACCCGCTGGTGGACTACCTGGGCTGA